TACTTTCTtcctctcatcctcttgagCTCGGTGAGGCTTCCATCCAAGgtttttctttagttattttctcgtatttaatcattttttaaatctttgaaaacctagGAATACCCCATgacttgggttgtttttagaCTTAAATCGAAGCTAGTGTCGTTGTTATTCATTTGTATGAATGCTTGTGGAAAAGTTTCTTGATTTGATGATGTAAATCgggaagaaaccattgtttaagggccggtttactatagcaatttctTGGTTACTATTGCAATCCCgagtttactgtagcaccagacttttttggctttttattgtatttctttggtccaaattgaaTCTCTTTTCACTTAGAATTCATTGGAACTAGATTTACTCTAGTTTGaagtcgtttgggtccaaaatgatgtcattttcccctaaaaccctagagttacatgttcgacatgtaacattgcattcgcatgcattttagttttcattattgtgttcattggttcttgaTTTCCCTGCTtatatctaggtggcgaagcatcctccaaaGGGAGGGAAACTGTCGACCAGTGAGCGCGTCTGAAGGCTAGACAATTAGTTTTGTGAGTGGTTCAATTcgtaattgcatagatttaataagagtattatagtatttctttatgtgttttataacataaatttgatgataaaacaGATAtcattgatatatgtatattttgagcatgaatttatttgaaatggttaaacctagtATACTTATGCATATTTATCTCAAAAGAAGCATGTTTACATGTGTATGTATTTACTTGCAAATGGAACCTTGTTTGATGTacttttccatatttaaacattgtatggtggatttcttgagttggaattggaaagaattatattgtggcatttGGTTTTGATAGTGACTATGGACTTTAGTCTGACACTGCAGTGGGGATCCCACTGTtcggcctgatgggaggcggcgtggttaaccctgagtttacctTGGTCAAGAGCTGcatggagccattgacaggggatTCTTTTATGCGacaaacccggggtcaccacatggggatctcaatggccaacaccaaggaaggcagcattttttttttttttgaatttttaaaaagttgtaaaacaccttggtggtcccatagcTAGTCACGACCATGTTTAGCTCGAGAATAGTTTGAGGCCTGCCTGTCTTTTGAGCtgtgctcaatgtgttggaaaatgttacttacttgtactatttataaatcattgtgttaactgttaatctgttgaatatTTGGTGCtaccttttatgttattattgtggtaattactatttgaaatgctttattactctgtaatatctatgttgtcaccactcATTGGGTAACATATGTTATTCAccactctcttttcttttttctcaaacTACAATGTTGGATTGAGTGTGATGGGCAGGCAGTAGACTGACTTATCTATTCCCCTTGTCTAGGTTAGTTTgtagtgtgcatgtaaactctATGGATCTACTAGACTTGATCTTTTGTgtattgttcatgtattttgtatttgtactttctgGTTATATTTCGAACCTTGGCTGGTTCTATTGTCATTATTATTTCCTTCTTTAGTGAGTTGTGTTAACAGGTTTGTTTGAGCCTTATGGTGACTAGGAGATGGGATGttgtagggtccactccttgttgtcgtgACGATTGCCATATGCTCGGCTAGAGTCGAGGCATGACAGCTGTCATTACATGTTGTAACATATAGACAGAAgctttaaacaaaaaaagagataatTGCTTAAATTAACTTGCAAAACTTCATTGCATCAAATATAATTTGCATTCCACATACATGCAATAGGACCAAAGGAGAAAAACAACTTCTTTAACTAttgtacaaaacaaaacattacttttgggaaacaaaaagagaaaaacaggGTACAATGCTTTTGGTGGAAAACCCCCCAAAAAGAAGTCAGAACCCTAATTGGAGATGTAAACCCTAACTTCAATTAACACCACATTTGTAATGTATAGCTCACAAACAATGCAATAAGCTAAGtacatggctagggttttcaagCATGTACTTACAGTGCTCTGGTACCTCCTCCCCATCCGGCTGTATCTCTCAATTCATAGACATCTCAATGCTCCAAAGACAGGTTGTTTGCCTCCTTCCTCGTCAATGAATGAACCGGGTCATCCGgtggaaatgaagaagaagaagaagaagaagaagaagaagaagaagaagaaggagaatatCTCTGGATCTCCACTAGACCAAGACTAAGACCAGAGAAAAAGATGCCAATGCGGCATCTTCTTGCTGACTGGGTTTAGTTAGCTGAGTCAGCTTGCCACTTGAGACATATAACGTGGCCCGGTGAGGATGATTAGGATTCTCATGTGGCCACATCAGCAATTGGGGATCGAAATTCTCTAGGTAACCGGCcggtgaaatgaaattaaagtctGATGATTGATTTGGAACAAATTGAAATACGATGACCAAACTGAAAAACGAgcaaagtttagtgaccaatCCAAAAATTAACCTATATATCCCATGTCCATCAAAACTTATCTATACAAAACAATTGTAGTTagatatatattgtgtgtataCCCCActatgtaatttaaaattatataacatatatgtagAAAACCTAGCTGCATAATATTTCCATTAAATTTGTTATCATGGAATCAAGGTTGAAGTTTGCACACGCAACTATATTCGACTGAGCCCAAGTCCTTCATAAAGGATGTGAAACCTATCATTCTATGCACGTTCCGACAATTAGGAACAGTAAGTgaaaggtaattttttttaattgtataagtatttcattttcttcttataaTCATTTATATCAAAATCTATTTCAACAAAAGTCAAAAGGATAATTTGTGTGGAATTCGAATAAGAAATCCCAAAGTCTTATGCTAAGTTTCATTGCTTGATTTAACATGCCTTCAACCaattctaaaattttctttctaaaatttaCTTTGTGCATATTCTTGATTAGAATATAAATTCATACAAAACTCagttattatgcttttaaatttaaaaaaatagattaaaaaatatttggtagAACACATACTAATTAGTTTAATTTCCACTATCTGTAAATTTATCTAAATAAGAACATATTAAACATATGTGAGATTtgcaacaaaagaaacacaaccaaacaacaaatgaatgagcaatcaaattataaaagtaaataaattataacaaacaaaatagTAACATTATAGATACATGAGAGTATAAAATTCTtatgtgaaaaacaaaattatactgAGAAAGGGAATTGTATTAATTGGAATAGAAACCACTTcaaaatttgttattaattttcattaaaattaatttggcCAATATGAACACCCCTCTATCAtttaatgtcatttattttagtctcttcattttcttctacaaTAGGCTAACCTAACGTGTATGATTGTGAAACTATTGGTATATCATTTTcaccttttattttaaaatttttttaaaaaaaaattgctcacTAGAACCTATATCATATTAGGTTTATTGAGATGAGTGGGAATATATGAAGAATATCAGATTAACTATTTAGGTTGTTTTGCATATGTGATGTACCACTATATATAAAAGcccataatttattattttttttcttttataaatgtgtgattttattattattattattttgcacaAATACCCTTGAAACCCATTAATTTAATGTATCACTTTCCAAAAATTATCAGTTTTGATTGGAGTCtctcattaaatatttaatgctaaaccaatttaatgatattaaatcttttctaataacaataattaatatacaACTTGaggtttttataaataattctttTGAATGGAATTCGTTATAATTATAAAGTTCCTCAAAGGcataactaaattataaaatgttttttcattgcttttttgaaatataagCTTAATTTGCTcacgattttttttttgggtaaagaTTTCCATTTTCCGAATATTAAACAATTGGTTTTCATTGTAaggtttattaaatatttaacggTAAACCAATCTactattaacaaaattaatgacaTAAAATATAATCTTTCCTATTAACAGTAATTACGTTACAACATGCacttaattctttttttttttaataatttattttgattgagaTTTATTGTATTCacttaatgataattaattttaaaattcctCAAGggtataataaaattataaaatgctatattttcttgaaATATTATCTATTGGTATGGTATTGGtttcttctctttatttatttatttatttatttatttatttatttatttgtagttCCCATATTTAATGGTATATcaaataaacattttaaatatttttaaacaaaaaagttttaaaaaaattaggaaagaTTTCCAGTTTCTTTacatgtttttattgattttttaacataaaaccaatttaatgccttaacaaaattaatgctattgaatctttttttattaatagacTTAAATGCAAtagaacaatttaaaaaaaaattaaaaattttctttgaaaaccTCGCGAAGTGGattatacatttattttaaataataataataataataataataataataataataataataataataataataataataataacaatgaattAACAACAATGAATAGAaattgtaaaaaagaaaaatcccaAACAACCTTCCAATGAAGGCTGGCAGACATGAAAGATAACAATTCTTTATGACTGGAATAGAGTCATTCAAGTCATTCAAGAATAATAACTCTTTAACAGTTATTTTTCTTCATGACAAGGCTATGACAACAAGTGCAAAATGCAGTGAaattgttaaacagaaacataaacCAAGGTTTACAACTTTCAGatgataaaaattaagatacatatatatatacctcacaTTTCCACTTTATAGAGACTTGAGGGCTTATGGATGGGAAGATGGTATGTTGTTTGGCACAGGAGGTCGATGTCTTGGCGATTGATAGTCTTTGTTCATCATGTTGAAGATCTCTTGAGTTGCAGCTTTTAAGAGATCTTGTTTTTTAACTGAAGAGGATCAATTAAGACAAGTGTTAATTAGTAGTAcatattgttaattaaatagAACTCTTTCCTAACTTGTGTAATGCATCAGAGTTTATAACTTGACTTAATTCCTTAATTAATGAGGtttatataacataattataatattgtgTTAATTTGCACCTGTATTCATTGAgctttccttcttctcctccacaTAGTAATTCACTCCCATCTTTCTCCTTCCAatcattttgcttcttgttTCTGATACTTTCATGtagttgtatttcttttctcCAACCTGTTCACAACCATGCATGagatatgaaatttataatcaagaccatatatatgtatatataaacaacaataCTCACCTTTTGATCAATGCTTCTACCTTGCATTAATAATCCATTCACTGCATAATAAAACAagttcattaattaataatgagaaATAATAAGAACTAGAGAAAgcattcatatatgtatatatatacaaataccaTGGTTTGCATGAACAATGAAGTCATTTAAGGCAAGCAAGGAGATCAGGAGAAACCCAAGCAGCATGGTTGTATTAGACCGTATAATGCCCATGATTTCCTTCTTCGAAACAAGAGCAATTTAAGGAGACTTTTATAAAGAGGAAGAGAGATTGTAACAAAGAGCAatgctatatttttaaaatcaatataaGATTTTTTCTAAACAAAATTTACTTACCAATATAATTAAACTACATCAAGATTATTAATTCAGTCTCTTCCCCAGAAATGATTAATAAGTGATCTAATCAGGAGACAGATCATTGGAATATTCCAATTTTTTCAAGTTGCAAATACAACCAACAtcttgttaatttaaaaatcatgaGTTGGGGTATAGTAGGTGATTAGAAGTACTCtttctttgaatatttttaagttaGTAAATggccttaaaaaaaaattagcataacAATAGATGATTAATTAGAAGAAAGCTAATCAATCACTTCTGGGACTAGGAGTTTGTGAGACTTGAACATGAGGACTCCTGCGGTCTGAAAGCCACTTGAGAGGGcattttaagtatttatgtaGAGTGTTAATAAACTTTGGTTTAATGTGgtgtatttatttgataaatacaagaaaatttaaaaaaaaaatgagaaagaccTCTGCTAACACAAAAACAAtggcaacatatatatatatatatatatatatatggataaaatCCAAACATAGagcatttatatttttcatggttgGATGAGTTCCATGAGGAAAGtcctttttcaataaatactCTCCCACAAAGATCATTAATATCACCACACCAATATAACTCTTATGGTAAAGAATTAAATACTAacatgatctatatatatactatatagtTACAACAAGAAATAGAACAACATCCTCTAAATCTCAAAGAAGCTTGAGAGATGGATTTgatcaacaagaagaagaagaagaactacAATCTTGACATGAGagtttgttttcctttcagtaCTAATCTTTCAATACTTCTAGTGATCATGATTAGCTTCTTCATTCCTATCTCTGAATGTGCCAAAGCTCCTGCCATTTTCATCTTTGGAGACTCTTTGATTGATAATGGAAACAACAACCACTTACCCTCCATTGCCAAGGCCAACTATTTTCCTTATGGCATTGACTATGGAATGCCTACAGGAAGGTTCTCTAATGGCCTTACAGTTATGGACTATGCTGGTAATTTAGACAACTTGAGAgttgtcattatatatatatatatatgtaattccTTCTTTCTTaggatttttaatattaattgttttatgtataaataattaatgtttttaagtGCAGCAAAGTGGTTAGGTTTTCCATTTCCACCACCATACCTGAGCTTGCAGTCAAAGACAATGAAGATCTTGAAGGGGGTGAATTATGCTTCCGCCGCTGCCGGCATCCTTGATGAGACAGGAAGACATTATGTaacattctattttatattacgtttgttttatatatatatatatatatatatatatatatatatatatatatatatatatatatatatatatatatatatagtgctaatgttatgatataattaataattgtttcaaaattaaaaatatgcataaaaaatatttatttatttatttattttgaaaaaggtGACAAACAACGTTATAAAGACAATtgctaaaaatatttattcaattattgaATGTTAGCGATTTATTATGATGtttaatttatacataattatatgttCTTGcttttaaaatcaaacaagtttttATAATCATGAGTtattgttacatatatatattattgttatatattgGGTAGGTCTTCTTTCTTTTGCCATTAAATAACTTTACACTTAGCTAGCCTACTTTTTGCGTACattaaatattatgtattttttttaatcattaacaaacatgaGGATTGAcaaaaatgattatatattatCTATTATGTAAAgaattgttgtttgttttgagtTGTTTGTTTGTAATTCACAGGGAGGTAGAGTGGCCTTCAATggacaaataaaattgtttgaGAAGACGGTAAAATTGGAGTTGCCAATGTTAATTTCGGACAATGAAGTTCTATCAAAGTACTTGGCGAATTCGATATTTCTCATAAACATTGGTAGCAATGACTACATCAATAACTATCTCCTCCCCAACATGTACACTAGTAGCAAAATTTACTCTCCGAAAGTCTTTGCTCGTCTCCTCATCAACACTTTCACTGATCAACTAACAGTAATTCTAAAACTATTATTCATTTTACTAGCTTTCTTTTTTCaaatcttcatttaatttttatattattagagTATCTTTATTTGGGAATAACTCTTTAgaaatatagaattagaagTTTCGGTCTCTTTAATTGGAAGAAATGAAGAATGTCATAATTATACCTTTTATGTTTTTTCGATagaaatataacaatataaaattgTCACACTTTcacatttgattttttaataaaaaaagaaatggtagccgcttcttttatttcaaactaaaatttgttattagatctaatttatttttgttagagCTAgagaaataatttataatatgaaagaaaattaaatagaggaaatttaaattatttatcatttatctcGAAATAAACATGCTCTAAAATCAGTTCCAACCTATTTCTAATTAGTTTAGAAACAGATAcagaatttataattaaaaaagaaaaagaaaaaagaaaaactttcaaACTAATCAACTTCAACAGGAACAACTCACAAATGTCCTTTGAGAGAGACACAAAGTAAAAAATTCAAAGCTCTGCACACATCTGACATACACACCATGAATATCACACACATGCTCATGAATCTTTCACCAGGGAATTCATCATTTATAACTACTTACCATTAAGCACAAAAGAATTAACTTCAAGGTTAGATACATGAATTAACCATGTgttaatatattgataaaaaaatatactcaCTGGGACAAACTTTTCACATCTTGATGGGTTGATGAACAAACTAATACTCTTACACCAGACACACTAGATTAATTATGACAACTTAAACTAGGTCttagtaaaattaaattatttttttttcaatttgatttttaaatagttaGATAATTATGAAGTAATATTTACCATCCACACTCCAACATGAAATGCATGCAGAGATTGTATAGAGTGGGGGCAAGAAAGATGGTGCTTGTGGGGATTGGACCACTGGGTTGCATTCCAAGCCAGCTCTCAATGAACAACAGCACCACTGGACTCTGCATTCAAAGAGTTAATGACATTGTCTCGGCATTCAACCAACTTTTGTTGCCACTTTCAACAAGTCTCAACTCCACTTTGCCTGGCTCTTTTTTTGTCTACCATAATACTTATGATACCTTCTTTGATATGGTTAATAACCCTTCTAATTATGGTGAGTTCATTTACTCAATTAAATTTTCTTGGTTGTttacttttttccctttttatatAACTTCTAATTTACAATGCTTTAATTACTTTTGcaaataattttgttgttttaactatttatatgtGTGGTTCATTGCTTACGTCCTACACAAAATTTAGAACTCCGGAAATTTTTATTAACTcacaaataaagaaattttattaGAGTCTTATTAATATACAGAGGTTTGTAATTATAATCTGTTGGAAGTAGTTTTAATGTTTAGCCTTGTAGAATCTCATTTGTAATACATATCATCAAatattagttttgttttttaaattttaaataaaccacAAGTAGAATTTGAATCCTTAATCtttgagaataaaaaagaatgaaataccTACCTCTCTACTTGATATTGatacataaaatatatgtatatatatattaatgaaattatttatgtgattttttaaattaaaaaaatatgcacatttatattttatatttaatttctgattgtaaTATGCATgacataattaaattatatttaaataatagaaaaaaaaaaaacaaagaaagtcgCTCCCGGAATgacaagtaattttttaatttttaatttttcaaagtaGCAAGTGAAAACCTCTAATATCAAatgcacatgtatatatatacatataaaatgttGCAAACTTGCATGAGTATGACTTAATGtgttaattatattttgtttttgtttttaataaaattgtgcaGGGTTTACAGTGACAAATGAAGCATGTTGTGGGAGTGGAAAGTATGGTGGAACAATGAGTTGCTTACCCTACCAACAACCATGCAATGCAAGGGATAAGTTCATATTTTGGGACTCATTCCATCCAACACAAGCAGTCAATGCCATCATAGCCCAAAGGTGTTACACTCCCTCTGCCACTCAATGCTATCCCATCAGTGCTTACCAACTTAGTTTGCTTTAATTTTATCATGTCCTACTAGTACAACTTATTAATTAAGACTAGTTATTAGATTGTCAGATGACCAGTGTAATGAAGTAATGGTGAGCATGTCAATTTTAATATATCTTCTAGGTTATTTTGAAAATGCctccttttcaaaaaaatacattgaaaatgtttttatttttgaaaaatcactAATTTCCCCAAGTAGCTCCTTATCATTGGATGAGCTCATTAAGGCCAAGGCAAGCTTGCTCTAATTCGAGCCAACAATACGCTTGTTTCGGCCTAGTggcaaagtatatatatatatatatatatataaataaaatcaatatataaatataatattataatctattatgtaaaaatcatatatatatataacaataatagttgaaataatataaataatcaatcGAAATCCTCTAAAATTAAGAAATGTTATTaaagaatttatatttaaagataattatcttaaataactCAAAATTGAAATTGATTTTACAacttaatcaaattttttaatgttggatAAAAGGTgaggagaaaataataataataataaattaaataaataaataaataaataataaaagctaaaaacattaaaaatcaagaagagaaaaacagttttagtttttaagtttttccaaaaattgtcacacacacacacgcaaaCGCAAACAGAAAGCCAAAACAAAACTGTGAGATCTAGAATATGGatcctttaaaatttttaatatttatataataacccatatactttctaaaaaaaatgtaaatattgtATATTAACCCTCCATTTTTCCAATTTAACGGTTAtcaatttagtaattttttaaataaataaaatatatatactataattattattaatatttgtagGATCAtctaacccaaaaaaaaatccatgtagCTTCACCTCACCCTCACTCAAACTCACTATGGCCATACAAGCCCACTGCAGCCTCTAGGCATGAGTTTATTGGGGGTGATGTTAGCTTATGAAAACCCTAATGAACTCCGtgatgttttcttgatttgAGATAAGCTAAAGCAGGCCCCAGCCACTTAGTATGTGTTGGGGTTTAATCGGGTTTTGAAACAGTGAAAAACTGcggaatttactgtagcaatatatACTGTAGCACTGTTACTGTTCACTGTTACGGTTCACATGCGGCCGGTATGCGGGCGCACACTTGCCCGTGAAGTTCACTGGAAAATCTACGCGGGCGCAAGCTTGCCCGTGAGTCTCTCTGCCTGcacggcactgtagcaaaaacaatgttcacggcactgtagcaaaaacactgttcacATACGGGGGTCATGCGCCCGCATAcaccccgtgaagctcactggaGATTCCGTGCGGCCCGTA
This portion of the Dioscorea cayenensis subsp. rotundata cultivar TDr96_F1 chromosome 3, TDr96_F1_v2_PseudoChromosome.rev07_lg8_w22 25.fasta, whole genome shotgun sequence genome encodes:
- the LOC120256841 gene encoding GDSL esterase/lipase 7-like, encoding MDLINKKKKKNYNLDMRVCFPFSTNLSILLVIMISFFIPISECAKAPAIFIFGDSLIDNGNNNHLPSIAKANYFPYGIDYGMPTGRFSNGLTVMDYAAKWLGFPFPPPYLSLQSKTMKILKGVNYASAAAGILDETGRHYGGRVAFNGQIKLFEKTVKLELPMLISDNEVLSKYLANSIFLINIGSNDYINNYLLPNMYTSSKIYSPKVFARLLINTFTDQLTRLYRVGARKMVLVGIGPLGCIPSQLSMNNSTTGLCIQRVNDIVSAFNQLLLPLSTSLNSTLPGSFFVYHNTYDTFFDMVNNPSNYGFTVTNEACCGSGKYGGTMSCLPYQQPCNARDKFIFWDSFHPTQAVNAIIAQRCYTPSATQCYPISAYQLSLL